In the Hirundo rustica isolate bHirRus1 chromosome 2, bHirRus1.pri.v3, whole genome shotgun sequence genome, TACCCCTTTGTTAAGGTCCAGACTtccatcttctctttttttaaggtTTACCAGAGAAGTGAACTTATCAGACCGGAGGTTAAACCGGATTTCTGCTGCCGTTTCACGGTCTCCCAACTCTGCTGCCATTCACTGGCAGACACGTGAGTGCTGACAGCACCTGTGAACCCGTggaagggctgcagcacaggcaccaAGCAGGAAAATGCTGGCAGAAAGCGTGGGAAATGTGGCTGCTGCCACTGTCCTCCCCTGCAGAGCAAGCCAAGCAGTGGAAGGGGGCAATGTCAAACCTACCACGGTCAAGTCTCATCTCTCAGAGTCCTCACTGACTTGTAGATTGGCTTCAGAGCTCAAAATCTCCCCTAATTTTTCCAGCCGTGCAAGCGGATACAATGAAAAAGGTTCCCTCTGCCGATGGCCCTTTGACCTGGCTGTGTCCTGAGACAttgcagctgcagcaaaacATGCCAGAGACCTCGGGCTCTGCTTCTGTCCCAAGGTGAGGAGAGCATTTCACCCCAGAGGCCTGAGAAACGCGAGTTCACATCTGATTTGTTGGGGGAATTTATTCTGTGGTGCAAGCACATGGTGACAAACCTCCCTCTGACCCAAGTGCTGTGCTGGTCACAGggagagggggtttttttggtgcagTGACTGCTCACCTCAGTGATTCCTGTCACCCCTGCTGCAAACCCCTCCTGCGAGGGCTGGCAATAAGAATTCTGAGCAAATGAAATCACAAGTGCTGTGGGTATGAGTTGTTCCTTCCATTTATGCTGTCTTACTCCAAAACATGCAGGCAAAATTCTGTCAGACTCTTCTGccttatttaaattacttttttttttttttttccttttggttggttgtggggttttttggtggtgtttttggggtttttttggttggttggtaggttggtttttcttcttcctcattAAGGGGGATAGATTTTTAATCTCTTGGtttaattaatgcattttcaGCTGCTTAGTTAATGACCCAAACATGGAAGTCACACCGTGAGGCAACCTCCTGCAATTTACCAGGTACAAATGTGAATTAAAAGCTCAAATGCCAgtccagccctgctcagtgGCCGACTGAGCATCAGCTggtgggagggagagcaggacagcccagctgcacCACAGCTGAATCTTCTACACTCCACTGGAGAGCATTTACAAGCATTTCAGGTGCTACAGTGGGTCCTGCACTTCATCttagcaaaggagaaaaaatacatacatagcCTCTGATCTGTgttttgctttggctttttaaaattttgtgtttctgaacCATAAAGGAGTTGATCTGTACTTTAGCTGGAGAATTCATCTCCACCAGCCTCCCAGGAGAGGTGGAGTGTGGCTGGGCTGCTTTTTGCCAAGGGAGATGGAAATATTGTCATtgccagcttctccagctctgaTACTATTTCTTGTTTGAGCCTTCCATGCATCCCAGTCTACGcctctcctcctctgtgctgccttttTGATGAGGCTGAAATGACAGGGAGATGAAATGATAGGGCATTAGCAGTGCCTGGAAGAGAAAAGCCATCCTGGCAGGCTTGCAAGTCAGCTCTGGTGTGTTCTGCTAGAGAAACTACAGCCCAGCAAAAAATCGGGATTTCTTCCCGCTACGAAATCCTTTCCCAGACTCTGCTGAACCGTCCCTGCCACTGCTAATTAAGTTCATCGTATTCCATTTTCCCCGTGCTGATGTGACAGGGTATTTGTTTTGCATTAAATCCAGGTGAAACTCGGAGCTGACAGGTAGAAAATCGATGAGAGGCAGAAATCATCTCCGGGGGAAGCCAAACTGCTGCGGGGGCTGAATGAGCCTGTTGGGCTTCCTGGTTTCAGTCCCATGGACGAGGTCATAGATCCTGGTGTCATGAACCTCACAGGGGAAATAATGACATATCCAGAGACTGAAACACTGCTATGTATAGCTTTTCTTACCCCTATGGCCTGCTGAAGCACATAAATAAGTCAGGCTTTTAGCATTGCTGTTTTGTGGAGGGTTTGGAAGTAGCTCATAAATTATTGGAGAAGAAAGGTCAGGCTCctaaagaatgctttggaaaatcAGCATCCTTGGGAGGGATTCGACACGCTTTGTTTACAGTGTGAGAGTTCAACATGCAAATCCTCCGAAAAGCCCAGGGAGCCTTCCAGCAAAACCAGCGGAGACGAGGCTAGACATTCCAAATAGTTCCCTttaagtaaaaacaaacaacaataacaacaaaaacataGCAGGAAATTAAACCCCAGACCTTCCTTGGTCAGCACTGAGAACTATGAAGCAAGCTTTCAAAGGCCtttgcagctcagctctgaaaTTATCGTAATATCAACATCATCAGagccaaatgctgctctgtgCAAGGCTCAGCTGAGGGCTCCTGCAAGGGACAAGGGGGGATAAAAGGGACATCTCTGACCCTCAGTGGCCTGCAAAACACTTTTTGGGGGCCTGTTCCCCTGGGCTCCCCTTTGTTTCCACTTTGGTGTCTCAGTGGCATGGTGATCCCGCGTGTCCCGTCCTCCAGCACGGctcagcagggaggaaaagggcaCCAGAGGTGGGAGCCAGGCTTTGGCTCCGAGATTTCCCCGGCAGatggaaaaagagggaaacaaAAAGTTGTTGAAATAAGCAGCGTGGAAGGCAGACAGCAATGCATTAAACCCTGCAGCGAGGGGCTGACATCAGCCTGAGTGGGTGGAAAACGGAGACGGCGCAGACAATGGAGCGGCTCTGCTCCCCCTGAGCGCCTCgccagagaaaagagagaaaagaaaaccgATTACTGTTGGGGGTCAggaaaggagggggggaaaaaaaagaaagggagaaaggagacCCCAGCATTCTCAGGAGGGACGTAGAGGAGATGCTGGGCGAGCACCGAGCGCGTCCCTCGCACGGTGCGCTCCCTCGCAAGCCGGGAGGATGCTCGGTGCCACCGGCGAGCGGCTGCTGCCACCTCCCGGGAGCGCAGGAGAGCATCGCCCGAGGACCAGGCTCTCTGGAACAGCGCAGGAATACTCGGACGAGCCCGCAAAAGTCCTCGGGCGCGGCGTCTCTGAGCGCCCAGGAAATAAAGCTGTCCGTGCGCAAACGGCGCGTTGGGTGTCAGAGGTTTGGTGCAGGCTGGAACAGTGCTGTGCGGAGCTTCACTGGTGGCCCGAAGGCAGGGCAGACTCTGAATTGAGCAGTGCTCCTTTCCCCCTCATCCGAGGGTAATGACATGACCGACCAGCTATGAAATGTCCACGGAGAAAGCACCACCAGCAAATCGTGGAAATTCCCTTCCTCCCGCCTGCCGGCcgagctgctccttcccctgggaCGCACCAGCCAGGCAATGCCACACTGCCCACCAGCCTGAACACACCCCGTGCACGGCCTCCCCACCTCGGGACCCCTGCAGAGCGACCTCAGCCATCCAAAACAGCTCCAGAGAGACATCACAGCCCGCTCTGGAAGCAGTGAGTGCTTCAAGGAGCCTCCAGGACCTTGTGGATCAGCCTCTGCCTGTACCCCGGGGCAGCTGGGTCTCACCCTCCCCAAGCAGACAggttattttctctctcagaggAGTTCAGGGCCCTCAAGCAGTGTGGAAGATCTCTGCAAGTCAGCTGGAGGATGAACTTTGAGGCAGAGACAAGTCTCCTGAGCTTTGGCTGACTTGCGTCACTCCATCATCTTGCCTCAGCCTCTCCGAAAtgagatttcatttttattccgCTCGTGCTGCTCTCTCAGAAATGCCACGGACATCTGGGCCTGCCCCAAGCTCACATTTGTCATTAAAAGGGACAGTTAATTGCAAGTGAAGCACCAGTCATGTAACCAGGCTCCGGCCCTGTTGTGTGGGTTCTGGATGGGCCCTGACTGCATTTCCCCTGGGAAAAGCCCCACAgaccaggagctgggaaatgaGGGACACAGCAGGCACCTCATGTGAGCTGGTGGCTTTCCAAGACAGTCCTGACAAGAGGTCACACCAGAGGGACAAAGTCCAAGTTAGGGGGAGCACAGCCCAGGTCATTAAAGTCTCCTCTGGCTGCATCGCCCAAATTTATGTGCCCAACGTTGCAGCAATAAACTGCAGAGATGTGCCCAGTGCTCTTTTGAGAGAATACTGGGGGcgatttttgtgtgtttggagCTCTCTTTTTTGCCAACAGAGGCAGCTTACTGCTATTTTAATTCCAGATGTAGAGACCCGTGTGGCAGAGCCCAACCCCTGACGATGATGCCAAGGAGATGAGGGGTTAGGGAGATTGCACGTAGCAGAATTCCCTTTGGGTGAAAATTGCTGGTAAACTTTCGGGCTACTCCCAGTTTTTTATGCAGCACTGGCTAACTTGTAAATCAATCAGAGAGCAAGGAGTGCCAGGGTTGTGCAACTCTGGTGGGGTCCATGTGCCTGCTTGCCGTGTGCCCTGGGTGCCATCTCGCTGGGGAGATGTTGAAACCTGGTGAGAAGGGAGCTCTCCGGggtgccagagagcaggaaaGGCTGCCACCCCGTGGGGACACGGCTTTGCCAGGCAACCCCTCCCTGTCTCCAGGGCTGTCCTTCTGCCAGGAGCACATTCCAAACCCAAAGGATCAGCGTGGGCAGGATGCAGCATCCCTTAACCGGTCGCTGCCTTGCAGAGAGCGCTGTGTCAGCTCTGTGTGCCTTCTCCAGAGCAGGATGAGGAGAAGCCTCCTTATCCCCCTGCCAAGAAAGGTGACAAGCCAGGAGCTCTGGCCCGAGTGCTCGGGGACAGCTTCCTGGCTGGTGGATCCTGCCGGTTCTTGCTCCTGGATTTTTCTTGGAGGAAGCAGGATCCTGGCAGAGGTAGCCTGCCCAAGCAGGGCAGTGccaaggagggcagggagcaggtACAGcaccagaagctgctgctgtcccccacATCACCGCCACCCCCACTGGAGcctgtgggaaggaggaggctgCATGCCCCTGGACCACCATCTGCTGCATCCTCCTGAGATCTCGCTCATAATTCCTCTGGAGGAGAAGCTAAAGTCattcctgctttgctgcagggAAGCAAGATTATCAGTCTGGGTGGAAATGGAAGGCAGGTAATGAAAAACACACCGCAAAAAGGACGAATGGTCACCCTGAGCAGAAGGCTGTGGTTAATGGCCACACTTCACAAACTGCCCAGACACTTTGGCAGTTCCCTTGGGCAGGGTCCTTTGCTGCCTTTCCGCTCCATCATGAAACTAACAGCTAATTCACAACCAAAAAAACGCCCAAGAAACTTTGTTAATCTTTAAGGAGTGTTATCAGCACCTTATTAACAGGTATATTTGCAAAGAAAGTTGTGGTGAAGAGCTCCTTCCTGAAACCACCATAGGTTATCAATAACAAGAATTTCTTTAAATGACAAGCAGTCTCGGCAAAGGGAAACAAGAATTTTtgcagagaagaggagggagaggagtaGTATCCTGGATAGATGTGACTGGAAAGACTTCTGggtgaaaatgtgaaatattttgagtGACACACATGCGTTAGTGGCAGTGCTCAAGGAGTTCTGCAAGTGGATGAGACTTCTGGTGTCAGAGGGGCTCTGGGtttggggacaggctggggatcCTTCAGTGACACATTCCCTGTCCCACACAGAACACCACCAGACACCCCAATGTCCTTGCACAAAGGCTTTCAGAGCTGCTTACAGTTTTAATTAGCTTATGGACTGCAAAAGGCTTTAAAAGCATCTCTTCTCAGAGCAGGGAGATAGTCACTGTCTGGTGTCCCCAAAAGTGAGGGGCAGCATGagtcctgagctgctgcccccTCTGCGTGGCTCCTGCCCTGATTTCCTATTGTTTCCTATCAAAACTCTCACTTTCTGCCAGCCAGGCACACAAAGGGGCCCACAAACAGCTCAAATGTCATTTCATGGCCCTGACAGACACACAGGCTGCTCATGCACCTGCAGGTAACATCTGCATGCAGATCACGCTCAAAATATCGTTTTCCTGTGTTCACACCCCTGAGAGGAGGTTTGAATAGGGGTCAAATGTCCGGGATtcgatttttttttaattttttttttttttttcccctcccagcttTGCTGGGTTTCTGTCAGGAAGGAGAGAGATGTCAGCACATGGCAGGGAGGCACCGAGGCTCTGGCAAAAAGATGCATCtgaagggaaagcagcagaggctggggacCTGTTAGCAGCAGGCAAAGAAAGGAGGCAGCCTCAGTTAAAATGCCctttctgtgcctgcagctccagctccctcctggAATGAAACTGCCCTTTCCCAAAGCGCACTCATTCACGCCTTTCCCCCGGAGATGCAAACACGACAGGGCTGCACAATTTGTGATGGAACGCTCTGAGATTGCCCAGTAATTAATCTCAGTAAAAAATTGGTTTAAAGGAGTGTCAGACGCTGAGGGGATTTATTGCTTCCTAATTACCCGACAGGAATCTCGCTCCTTTGCCCggtttcttctgcttctgcagcaCTTTCCCCCTCCTGCAGCCTTATCCCAGTCCCAGCCTCTGCCACAGGTGCTGTGATGCTGGTCCCAGTAATGATCCCTCAGGGGATGCAGGCAGGGGACTGGGATGAGCTCCGGATACACTCACTTTCTGTGGATAAGAGGCGATGCCTCTGCTCCTTtactcccagccctccctgagTTTTGGCCTAGATGTGGCAGAAGCAAGtggcttttaaatttaaatagtCTCAGCGCTTCTGTGTTTATGGCTCATATTAATATTTAAGCCCACGCCgtgaggaaagcaaaaaaacaaacaaaaaaaccccccacaattAACAAACAGCTTCATTTATTCcctctgtttttcacagctGATCAGCATCAAAGAGGAGGAGGTTGGTGGGCTCAGCTTTTTGGCAGAGCAAAAGCTGTCTGAGATGGTTATACCTATGTGGTAAATTATGGGGATGTGGGGGGCCTTTCCTGAACACCCTGGAAATCCCTCTGTGTGGGAAGCTATTTGAGTAGAGCACGAGTGCTGAAACCTTCAGCCTGGGGTATTCATGGAGTACACAGGCCCTGGGGCTGTGGATTTCATGTGTGGCAACTGCAGGGAGAGCTCGTACCTgcaccccccaccccacccaccCTGCCGTCAAACAGCTTTAATCATTAATTTGGGATTAAATCCGTCTCGTGGTTCCACGGACGTGAGGTTGGAACTGCTGTTTGTAGCGGCCTGGTGATCTGAAGGAATGGTGTCGTGGTCAGGCTGctgaattttgttcttttccctgaTCCTTTTGGGTTTGCTTGCACGAGGGACAACGGGAACACCAGAGAAAGGGCGAGTCATCCTCACAAGACGTACTTCCAGCAGCGGAAAGCACATCCTCCAAGTGGTGCTGGGCACCACACCGACCTTCCAAAGCCTTCCAAAGGAAGAGAATGAAACCCCCGAGGCTGTTTGCGTGTTTCCTATATCACTTTATTGACCGCCACTGACCACGTTCTCAGGTTGAGCGCCAGATACCAGTGGGAGAGGTGGGGCTACCCTAGagtgacagggacagagcaAGAGAGTGTCACACACATaggctggggagagctggcTGGGGATGAGAAGCCTCTGCACAGCGGTGagccccccctctcccccctccaAGGGCCTACAAAGACAGTGGAAAGACATGCTTGTCCTCCTGCCAGTTGTCCCGAAGGGAAATGACAGGGCAGAGGTGTGAACAGAGACACTTAAACACtttgctgggaaaaagaaaaataaaaaaaattcacgTTGCAACCCCCCGAAGGTGagatattattattaattattattattattattattattattattatttctcctGCGGTCGCAAGGAACTCATGGCAGGTTCGTCACACGGACGCGGGGTCTTGGCTCCGTTGCTGTTTGAGAGTAACCAGTTTGACTCTGAGTGGGGTACAGCAACTCTGCAGGGCTTTTCCCCCTGTTCCAAGCCCCGCCTCAATGCTTGGTGCACCAGGAGCCAGCGTTACTCATGCATTTCTTCCTGCCTGACGGTGGATATGGGCTACAGCACCGGACAAAGACCCCTTCAGCAAGTACAGCAGCATGGCAGCGTTGCCATCCGTGCCATCCCCACGAGGTTTAAGCTTCCAAGTCCACCAGCAGCTCACCCAGCCCCTCGTTCCATCcaagggaaaagggggaaaacaaaaaaaagcaaatttaaaaaaaaaaaaaaaaaaaaaggaaaagaaaacataaaaaaagaggaaacaaagtgGGGGAGGAACCAACAGAAGAAACCCCTCCAGATATTCACTGATATCTACGCAAAGGCTCTGGGAGTGAGACCTGCAGGTGGTGGCCGCCTGCCCAGCGCGGTGGCGGGCGGGCTTAGGAGGAGGGCGCGGAGGTGGGCTTCTCCTCccgggacacggggatgggCCTCTCGCTGTGGCTGGCGTCCATGTTGGAGGGCACCTTGGGGCCCGAGAAGGTCAGCATGCCATCGTTGGACAGGGAGCAGGTGATGGCAGCCTGGTCCACGTTGGCGGGCAGGCGGTACCGGCGGTGGAACTCCCGGGAGATGTAGCCGTGGTCGTCCTGAGAGGCagtggggagagggggggggaaGGCGTGTCAGAAACCCTCTGGCACGGCGCCGTGCCTCCCTGCGTGCggctccccagagcaggggatCCACAATCACCCTGCTCATCGTGACACGGCACCGCCAGCACCCCTGGGCACGTCTCTGCTGGGTTTAATTTTACAGGTTTGTAGGGGCAGGTGCGACGCCTCTGAAGCTGCaagagctgagcagggcagcagggagtgATTTTGGCCATATAGGTTTGATCCCAGGCTGGGGTCTGGTTTGGACCTCTGATTTCAAAGGATGCTTGGAGACAAAGTTTGGAGGCCTGGGAAGGTAAAAGCAAGGTGGACGTGTGCGCCCACGTATTTATTTACTGGGCTGCAATGCCGTGTCAGCCAAAGTACACAATCCTGGcccccttctttttttggtcgaaagaatgagaaatgcaattatttttttaaagttggcCATGAGAATAATaactacattaaaaaatgcatacTGTTTCCAGGCTAGAACTTTGTCTGGCCAAAAATGTGTATGAGAAGAATTAAACCCCTGCTGGTATAATTCACTTTTCGACCCCCACAGATATTTCCATGACATCCGTGTTAAAAGTTTCCAAGCCCGAGGCActtggttggttttcttttgttttgtttgctcttgcttttctctctcagattGGCACATGAAAAACTCTGTTTTCACTAAGGATTCTGGCTTATGAAAACTCAGCCATGCTTCAGCAGCGCCAGATGATGTTCTGTGTCTGGCCCAGTGTTATTAGTGAACAATGGACATCGTCATCTGACGGCTATGGAAGATGATGATCGAAAACAAACAAAGGAGGGGTGGATTAGCTTGTTATTGTCAGATATCAGGTGGGGGCTCTACGGGAACAGGCCACGCCAATAATGACAATTCATAATTAACTCCTTCTTCTgacacattcttttttttttttccttcagctgagaACTGTTGGAAAGAACGGGAGCCGGACTCCCCATTTGCTCCACCATCACCATCACTTCCACTTACCTGCCTTTCACTGTGCTTGCCGTGGATTTCCACAAAGTCATCAATAATCTTCACGCTCAGGTCTTCGGGAGAGAAGTGTTTTACGTCCAGCATGATTGTGAACTTGTCCCGATCAGACCTCACCTGAAACGAGCATTGTCACACAGTGAGGCCCGAGCTCTGGGAGCGGAGGCCAACGCCACCACAGAGTTAAAGGCCAAAAAAAGGGGTGGTCTGGCACTTTGTCCTTCTGTGACTACGGTCTTCTTCCCATTGTGGGGACCCAGGGACATTGAGAGGCCGTGGGAGGTGTCGGGGTCACTGGGAGGCGTCAGGGTCACCAGGAGGCCATGGTAGGTGTCTGCACCTTGGCTACTGCTTTGGGGAGAGGCGCTGCTTACTCCTTGCTGCTGTTCTTGTGCCAGGGACCCTTTAGCACTCAGTGACCTGCCAGGTGGACCAGGCACAGAGAGGGGATGGAAACCAGCGTAAGACTCTCTGGTAGCACGTGTCTTGTCCTTTCAGTGATTTATGGTTTTGTTGTGGTCGTAGCTCAGGGAGGAAAGCAGTAAGAAAGGGCTACAGAAAGCACCTGTACCTGAATTTCAGATCACGGCCCTCACAGCTACACATTTCCCTACAGTTCCCTTCAGAAAACTGTTCCACGGTCCTTCAGTGAGGGATTGCTAAAACCACTGAACTCCCAAGGTGGAGAAAGCTCCTACTTGCCAAGATCCTCTCCCATGGTGAGCTGCCTTCACAGGCACTTactctgggagcagccttgcTCTTCTTTGCTACACACATAGCGGGCAAAACCAGCCTTCTTGTGTTGGAAACAACCCTCCAAAGGAGCCAGAACGGCTTCTGTTTCTCAAAGGGAAGCTTTGCCCCCAGCGAGGGTTTCCCTTTGTGCCCAAGAAGGGGTGTGTGGGCTGTGCCTGGCATTTTCGGGGTCTTCCTCGTCCCCTCACATGGGGCAACAGCAGTGTGAGATGGGTGTGGAGAGGAGCGGCTGGAGGCataaggagagggaggaaggaaaaggggaggaaatgAAAGGGCCCTTACCTCCGAAATGCCCGACTCCAGCACGCTGCGGAAGAGGGACTGCCTGTAGTAGGGGCTGATGGTGGACGAGAACAGAGGCAGGAGGTCATACTCAAGGAGACCCTCCCCAAAAAACTGGTCGAACAAACGGCTTGGAATGAGGGGTCCCAGAGCACG is a window encoding:
- the CRYAA gene encoding alpha-crystallin A chain; translated protein: MDITIQHPWFKRALGPLIPSRLFDQFFGEGLLEYDLLPLFSSTISPYYRQSLFRSVLESGISEVRSDRDKFTIMLDVKHFSPEDLSVKIIDDFVEIHGKHSERQDDHGYISREFHRRYRLPANVDQAAITCSLSNDGMLTFSGPKVPSNMDASHSERPIPVSREEKPTSAPSS